GTAATCAGAATTAATATTACTACTTCTTTTTAAAACAAAAATTATAGAAACTATCACCCCAAAATAAACTGCATAGTCTAATCTAGGTGAAATAATAGTCATCACAAAAGTAGCTAAAAATACTGCCCCATCAAAGTTAGTTGTTTTAAAACAGGTTGATATTTCTGGGAAATCTATTAAATTATATGCTACAACTAAAATAATAGCTGCTAGAGTAGCTATAGGTAAAGTTTTTATTATAGAAGAAAAAACTAAAACAATTATCAATGCAGACAACCCTGAGAAAAAACCAGATAATCTTGAATAAGCACCTGATTCATAATTAGCAAAACTTTTACTAAATGAACCTGTAACAACAAATCCTCTAAAAAATGAAACTAATAAATTAATAATACCTAAATTTACAAACTCCCTATTTACATCAATAGAATCATCTGACTTTTCTTCCATAACTTTTATAATTGAAAGAATTTGAATAAATGATAAAATAGCTATAGAAAAAACGGAACTTAATAATTTTTGCATAGTTATTAAGTTAAATTTAATCATATGAGGTCTCGGGAAAGTAGCAGAAAATTCTCCTATGATTTCTAATTGGTTTTCAAGATTAAAAAGATTAACACTGGCAATTCCAATAATAATTGCCACTAAATACGACGGTATATTTATTTTTAAATTATTTAAAATAATAATTATTACTATTGTAACTAAACCCAAAATTAAAGAATATAAATTAGTTTGATCAATATTTTTAAAAGTTGAATATATTGTTGTA
The DNA window shown above is from Halanaerobiales bacterium and carries:
- a CDS encoding SulP family inorganic anion transporter → KLISPENYLQSVFMLTLMVGVIQLILGFLRVGNLVNYISHGVVIGLTTGVAFVIAAGQIGNILGVSPENEYNALTTIYSTFKNIDQTNLYSLILGLVTIVIIIILNNLKINIPSYLVAIIIGIASVNLFNLENQLEIIGEFSATFPRPHMIKFNLITMQKLLSSVFSIAILSFIQILSIIKVMEEKSDDSIDVNREFVNLGIINLLVSFFRGFVVTGSFSKSFANYESGAYSRLSGFFSGLSALIIVLVFSSIIKTLPIATLAAIILVVAYNLIDFPEISTCFKTTNFDGAVFLATFVMTIISPRLDYAVYFGVIVSIIFVLKRSSNINSDYLTYNSKDDSFVKKQSGELNKEDYIIINLSGIMHFNVSDNLKEEFDKSEIEKDKYVIRMRDVEYIDITVIKELERFIDKVKGRGGEVYLSGVSEENYERIKVYGITKKIDEDHIFRAGEEIFSSTKDAIDEIDKFE